The DNA window TTTACATTTTTTATATCTTCTATTGAGTTAAATTTATTTGCTTTTCTATACTCTATTATTGCATCTGCCTTTGAAGATCCTATGCCATCTAAACTCATTAACTCTTCTTTTGTGGCGGTGTTTAAATTTATGGCTGCTAGTAATGTAGAAGCTGCTGCTAATAGTGAGAATATAATCTTTTTCATTTTTGTCCTTTTTGGGTAAATTTGGGTTTGGAGTCTATCATATTTGGTGTTTTAGTCAATACTCGTATAAAGCATAAAACTAAGAGATATTT is part of the Campylobacter concisus genome and encodes:
- a CDS encoding ComEA family DNA-binding protein → MKKIIFSLLAAASTLLAAINLNTATKEELMSLDGIGSSKADAIIEYRKANKFNSIEDIKNVNGIGDKTFENLKSDISVSGTTKIDDTKSKIKSKKMR